A segment of the Streptomyces sp. NBC_00376 genome:
CCGCTCCTCGCGCTGCGGATTGGGCGGCTCCTGCGGAGCCGTGAGCGGGAACCCGCCGGTCCGCTCCTCCCGCACGGCGTCCGCCGTGCCGCTCCACAGGACGGCCCGGTCGGCCGACACGGTGAGTACCCAGAACGGCTGGGACTGCGCCTTCGCGGCGACCAGGTTGCGGGTCAGATAGGTGTCACTGAGCACCACCCGTTCGGGCGCGGTGCGCGGAAGCTGCCAGATCCGGTGCTCGTCGGGGGTGACGAGGAGGACCAGGGCGTCCAGGGCCCGGCGGGGGTCCACCTCGGTGACCGCCCGGTCGAGCTGCTCCTTGATCGCGGTCCGCACCTCGCGGGTGACCGCGGGGTCCGCCTCCAGCCGATCGGCGGCCTCGGCCACCAGATTGCGCAGCCGAACGGAGTCCTGGGCGTTGTCCGGGGCGCGGCGGTGCGTCGGCATGGTCAGGGACAGGGCCGGATAGGGCTTGACCGTCCGCAGTTCCCGCAACAGGCCGGCGGTCAGGGCGTCCGTGTCCATCGTTCTCTCCCAGGGGTTCGGCCGGAGTCCGCTCCCGAGTGAAGCGGGTGAATTCGACGAGTCAATTCATATCTTTTGTTCCTAATATGGGCGAGTTCTTCATTGTCTTCCCAGGCAGTGCCGAACAGCGGTTTCCCCGACTTCCACTTACGCCCTTCCGGGCAGACGGAGCCTCCGTGAACCCGATCAGTTCTTCGCGAAACGCCCTTGGCGGCCGCGCAGCGCGCAATCTGGCCCCGGCCGTACTGGCCGCGGCGATCATCACCGGTACCGCCGCCTGCGGCGGCTCCGGCACCAACTCGACGGGTACGGCCAGGAGCACCCGAACGGTCTCCCCCGAACCGGCCATGACCCGGACCGCGAGTCCCACCGGGCGCACCCAGCAGGAGTTCGCCGCCTCGGTCTCCGCCGCCGCCGAGCGCAACCGGCAGCAGGCGGCGAAGCTGCTCGAAGGTGTGCAGGGCCGGGGCAACGCGATCGGGGACGTGTCGGTGACCGGGCTGCCCCTCGCCAAGACCGAGCAGTTCCGCAGCGCCGTCGTCCGAGTCACCAACCACACGGACAAGGCCGCCTTCTACGCCGTCAAGGTGGAATTCATCGACGCGTCGGGGAAGGTGCTCGACTCAGTGGTGCTCGGCTTCCCGGCCGCTCCACCCGGACGGACCGTCAGCCAGAACGCCAACAGCCGGAAGGCGGCCGGTGTCAAGACGTTCCCCCGGATCGCCCAGGCCGAGCGCGGCTGACGGCCGGGCCGGATGAGCGCCGCCGACGCCGTCACCGAAGCCCTGTGCGAACTGCACACGCGGTTCACCGGGCTGCGGGACGGCCGACCGGCCGACTACATCCCGCAGTTGGCGCGGACCGACCCGGACGCGTTCGGGCTGGCGCTGATCAGCATGGACGGTCACCGCTACAGCGCGGGCGACGCCGGTGCCCCGTTCACCATGCAGTCCGTGTCGAAACCGTTCGTCTACGCGCTCGCGCTGTCCGTCCTCGGGCTCGACGAGGTGTGCCGCTGGGTCAACGCCGAGCCCAGCGGGGAGGCGTACAACGCCATAAGCCTGGAACCGGACACCGGGCGGCCCGACAACGCCATGGTCAACGCGGGGGCCATCATCACCACCGCGCTGATCCCGGACACCCCCGACGCCCCGAGGTTCGACCGCATCCTCGACTGCCTGAGCCGGTTCGCCGGCCGGCGGCTGGACGTGGACGAGCAGGTGTACGCCTCGGAGGCCGCCACCGGCGACCGCAACCGCGCCCTGGCCTACTTGATCCGGAGCGCCGGCCCGCTGCCCGTCGACCCGGTCGCGGCGGTCGAGACGTACTTCAGACAGTGCGCGGTACGGGTCACCGCGCTGGACCTGGCAGCGATGGCCGCCACCCTTGCGCACGGCGGCGTGAACCCGCTCACCGGTGAGGCGGTGGTCCCTGAGCCGGTCGCCGCGCAGGTGCTGGCGGTGATGGCGACCTGCGGCATGTACGACGCCTCCGGCGAATGGCTGCTGCGCGTGGGGCTGCCGGCGAAGAGCGGTGTGTCCGGCGGGCTGATCGCCGCGGGCCCCGCACGGTTCGGGCTGGCGACGTACAGCCCCCGGCTGGACCCGAGCGGCACCTCGGTACGCGGGCGCGCCGCGCTCGGTGCCCTGTCGGAGAGGCTCGGCCTGCACCTGATGCACAACCCGGCACTGGCCGCCTCCACCGTCACGCTCGTCGCCACCGCGGGTGATCTGCCCGCCGCCGGGCCGGGCCCTCGGGACAGCGTCCCGCGCGAACGGGTCGCGGTGGTGGCGGCCCAGGGCGCCATCGACTTCACCGCGGCCGAGCGGGTGCTGTACGCGCTGGACGAGTCGCGCCCCCGGGGGACGGGACCGCTCGTGCTGGACCTGCTGCAGGTCACCGGTGTGGACCGGGTGGCCCGCGCGATGCTGCGCGGCGGGCTCGGCCGGATCGCGGCGGACGGCGCGCGCACCGCCGTCGCCGACCCGGCCGGGCGGCTCGCCCCGCCCGGCACCGGACAGCGGGACGCGCCGACGGCCCTCAGGTGCTTCGCCACCCGCGAACAGGCCGTGGCCTGGTGCACCGGCGGCTGAGCACCCCGGCCGGTCCGGCGGATGGCCGCCGGACCTCCGGATCGGTCGGGCCTACCAGATGGATTCGACCCACTCGGGGTGATCGATGAACGGGTTCCGGTTGTGCTGGTACTTGTCGAATATGACGTCGTTGCGCCGCTTCTCGAAGCTGTCCGGCGGGTCCTCCTGGCTCCATGCCTTCAGCACCGACAGCCGGCCGATGTTCGGTGCGGAACCGTTGGACACCTTCTCGTTGGGCTCCAGGTCGGCGAAGGAGTCGTCGCCCTCGTAGCGCACCGCCATGTAGAGGATCATGCGGGCCACGTCGCCCTTGACCGCGTCGCGCGGCTCGAAGGAGTCGCTGTCGGTGTAGTTGCCCGGTGCGCCGCTGACCGCGCTGCCGCCGTTGTCGAAGTCCTTGTTGCCGCGGAT
Coding sequences within it:
- the glsA gene encoding glutaminase A, which translates into the protein MSAADAVTEALCELHTRFTGLRDGRPADYIPQLARTDPDAFGLALISMDGHRYSAGDAGAPFTMQSVSKPFVYALALSVLGLDEVCRWVNAEPSGEAYNAISLEPDTGRPDNAMVNAGAIITTALIPDTPDAPRFDRILDCLSRFAGRRLDVDEQVYASEAATGDRNRALAYLIRSAGPLPVDPVAAVETYFRQCAVRVTALDLAAMAATLAHGGVNPLTGEAVVPEPVAAQVLAVMATCGMYDASGEWLLRVGLPAKSGVSGGLIAAGPARFGLATYSPRLDPSGTSVRGRAALGALSERLGLHLMHNPALAASTVTLVATAGDLPAAGPGPRDSVPRERVAVVAAQGAIDFTAAERVLYALDESRPRGTGPLVLDLLQVTGVDRVARAMLRGGLGRIAADGARTAVADPAGRLAPPGTGQRDAPTALRCFATREQAVAWCTGG